In a genomic window of Streptomyces sp. NBC_01231:
- a CDS encoding right-handed parallel beta-helix repeat-containing protein translates to MPTRRRAALVTLVSTVLTLGPPALAAHALGTPGPAASADVFVAPRGDDHADGSARHPVRTLDRARDVVRARVAGMRADLTVHLAPGTYRRTGPLMLDARDSGANGHRVIWQGAGDSVISGGLRVAGWHRAPGHKGLWAAPAPRGLTDTRQLYVDGVRAQRARGAVPVTLTQTATGYTASSDAFAHWKHPEDAEFVYTSGEALWNIERNGLGQWTEPRCPIASADGTTITMAQPCWDNSNKRVEFPDIPGRTVSMVGPGSLTNGGKPSYVENAYELLDQPGEWYLDKSDHTVYYLPRKGEDLGRADVEAAAAEKLLDGRGTADAPIHDISFRGIRFSYATWLTPSRPEGFSEIQAGYMITGDHGWATQGLCQYVQGGTCPFASWTRMPGNVSFAHDQRVKFIDDVFAHLGASGLELGAGSADSSVSGSVFTDVSGNGLEIGGVDGQTPASGVRVTDNHLYGLPREYHGGVGILNGYTQHTTIAHNQIDHVAYSAISMGWGGWPDKIGDPATPNPSHDNVVRDNLVFDYMQLLDDGGGVYTQGLTGTSLTDGEKVTGNVIHDQWGLGKSVYTDNGCTYETVEGNVLYRASYANVASRHTDYRDGLGNNDRTLIKDNWWEEGTADGDNKGLVTSGNKIMTGLSDVPPDVLANAGLEPAYRHLLTPRVGGVSVPEAPARVGTSTAGADALFVTFNPTFADGGSPVTGYTARAYDPTGRQVAQQFVGAAEFKRTALLRIGGLPGGGGPFTVTVTASSDRGTSAPALASAPLSPTAASALPAAPTSPKLRAAATAATLAWTPPTGTGDAKIVGYRVTVSGGRDPIAVTGRDVLVTQPSAKGMFRVIGGLEPGTAYTVTVAAVTAAGTGPAATVSGTTTAG, encoded by the coding sequence ATGCCCACGCGCCGCAGAGCCGCCCTCGTCACCCTCGTATCGACCGTCCTGACCCTCGGTCCACCGGCGCTCGCCGCTCACGCGCTCGGCACTCCGGGCCCCGCCGCCTCCGCGGACGTCTTTGTGGCACCCCGAGGCGACGACCACGCCGACGGCAGCGCCCGGCACCCCGTCCGCACGCTGGACCGGGCCCGAGACGTGGTGCGGGCCCGCGTCGCCGGCATGCGCGCCGACCTCACGGTCCATCTGGCGCCGGGCACCTATCGCCGTACCGGCCCGCTCATGCTGGACGCCCGCGACTCGGGGGCGAACGGGCACCGGGTGATCTGGCAGGGCGCCGGCGACTCGGTCATCAGCGGCGGGCTCCGGGTGGCCGGATGGCACCGGGCCCCGGGGCACAAGGGCCTGTGGGCCGCTCCCGCTCCCCGAGGACTCACCGACACACGGCAGTTGTACGTCGACGGAGTACGCGCCCAGCGGGCCCGCGGGGCCGTGCCGGTCACGCTGACCCAGACCGCGACCGGCTACACCGCCTCCTCCGATGCCTTCGCCCACTGGAAGCACCCCGAGGACGCCGAGTTCGTCTACACCAGCGGCGAAGCTCTGTGGAACATCGAACGCAACGGGCTCGGCCAGTGGACCGAGCCGCGCTGCCCGATCGCCTCCGCCGACGGCACCACCATCACCATGGCGCAGCCCTGCTGGGACAACTCCAACAAGCGGGTCGAGTTCCCTGACATCCCCGGCCGCACGGTGAGCATGGTCGGCCCCGGCAGCCTCACCAACGGCGGCAAGCCGTCGTACGTCGAGAACGCCTACGAACTCCTCGACCAGCCCGGCGAGTGGTACCTCGACAAGAGCGACCACACGGTCTACTACCTGCCCCGCAAGGGCGAGGACCTTGGCCGCGCCGACGTCGAGGCAGCCGCGGCCGAGAAACTGCTCGACGGACGCGGCACCGCGGACGCCCCCATCCACGACATCTCCTTCCGCGGCATCCGGTTCAGCTACGCGACCTGGCTGACTCCGTCCCGGCCGGAGGGTTTCTCCGAGATCCAGGCCGGCTACATGATCACCGGCGACCACGGCTGGGCCACACAGGGCCTGTGCCAGTACGTCCAGGGCGGAACCTGCCCGTTCGCCTCCTGGACCAGGATGCCGGGCAACGTCTCCTTCGCCCACGACCAGCGCGTGAAGTTCATCGACGACGTCTTCGCCCATCTCGGCGCCTCCGGACTGGAACTGGGCGCGGGCAGCGCGGACTCCTCGGTCAGCGGGAGTGTCTTCACCGACGTGTCCGGCAACGGGCTGGAGATCGGGGGAGTGGACGGGCAGACCCCGGCGTCGGGCGTGCGGGTGACGGACAACCACCTGTACGGGCTGCCCCGCGAGTACCACGGCGGGGTGGGCATCCTCAACGGCTACACCCAGCACACCACCATCGCCCACAACCAGATCGACCACGTCGCCTACTCGGCGATCTCGATGGGCTGGGGTGGCTGGCCCGACAAGATCGGCGACCCCGCGACCCCGAATCCCAGCCATGACAACGTCGTACGCGACAACCTGGTCTTCGACTACATGCAACTGCTCGACGACGGCGGCGGCGTCTACACCCAGGGCCTGACCGGCACCTCCCTGACCGACGGTGAGAAGGTCACCGGCAACGTCATCCATGACCAGTGGGGACTGGGCAAGAGCGTCTACACCGACAACGGCTGCACCTACGAGACCGTCGAGGGCAATGTCCTCTACCGCGCCTCCTACGCCAACGTCGCCTCCCGGCACACCGACTACCGCGACGGCCTCGGCAACAACGACCGCACCCTGATCAAGGACAACTGGTGGGAGGAAGGCACGGCCGACGGGGACAACAAGGGCCTGGTGACCAGCGGCAACAAGATCATGACCGGATTGTCCGACGTACCGCCGGACGTCCTCGCGAACGCCGGACTCGAACCCGCATACCGGCACCTGCTGACCCCGCGCGTCGGCGGCGTCTCCGTGCCCGAGGCGCCGGCCCGGGTCGGCACCAGCACGGCGGGAGCCGACGCGCTGTTCGTGACCTTCAACCCCACCTTCGCAGACGGCGGTTCACCGGTGACCGGTTACACGGCACGGGCGTACGACCCCACGGGCCGTCAGGTCGCCCAACAGTTCGTCGGCGCCGCCGAGTTCAAGCGCACCGCCCTGCTGCGCATCGGCGGACTGCCGGGGGGCGGTGGCCCCTTCACGGTGACCGTCACCGCGAGCAGCGACCGGGGCACCAGTGCTCCCGCGCTCGCCTCGGCACCGCTGAGCCCGACGGCCGCGAGCGCGCTGCCCGCAGCGCCGACGAGCCCGAAGCTGCGCGCCGCGGCCACGGCCGCCACCCTCGCCTGGACCCCGCCGACCGGTACGGGTGACGCGAAGATCGTCGGTTACCGGGTGACCGTCTCCGGCGGACGCGACCCGATCGCGGTGACCGGCCGGGACGTCCTGGTCACCCAGCCCTCCGCCAAGGGCATGTTCCGGGTGATCGGCGGACTGGAGCCCGGCACGGCCTACACCGTTACGGTCGCCGCGGTCACGGCGGCGGGCACCGGCCCCGCGGCCACGGTCAGCGGGACCACGACCGCCGGGTAG
- a CDS encoding nuclear transport factor 2 family protein, producing MTMSSTAESAAVLTGMYAAEAEYLAAGGPGEASFDLLARFFAPDVELHQADSLPYGGTWRGHKGMTQFFLMMGEVWESFDMVEQEFLATGETAVVLTQVRARARATGRELSFPILQAITVKDGRITEVRPFYWDTRAIADACAMPTSTD from the coding sequence ATGACGATGTCATCCACTGCGGAGTCAGCAGCAGTTCTTACCGGCATGTATGCGGCTGAGGCGGAGTACCTGGCGGCGGGAGGCCCTGGCGAGGCCTCGTTCGACCTGCTCGCCCGCTTCTTTGCGCCGGATGTCGAGCTGCATCAAGCAGATTCTCTGCCCTATGGAGGCACTTGGCGTGGGCACAAGGGCATGACGCAGTTCTTCCTCATGATGGGAGAGGTGTGGGAGTCGTTCGACATGGTGGAGCAGGAGTTCCTTGCGACTGGTGAGACAGCGGTCGTGCTCACACAGGTCCGTGCTCGCGCTCGCGCGACCGGCCGTGAACTCAGCTTCCCGATTCTGCAAGCGATCACGGTCAAGGACGGGCGGATCACCGAGGTCCGTCCGTTCTACTGGGACACCCGGGCCATCGCCGACGCCTGCGCCATGCCCACATCGACAGACTGA
- a CDS encoding class I SAM-dependent methyltransferase, with protein MAIASDLPPRLGSLTFHGPLSEARAGRIVARLAAVSPSTILDIGCGWGELLLRVLESVPGSTGVGLDINAEDLARGRDLAKGRGLAGRVEFSEESALGTARGPVDAVLCLGAGQALCDPEQPYDPSVVLHELRRLVRPGGRVVLGEGFWDRAPTDEELAAMWPGAHTGDHLRLGPLVDLAVEAGFRPAWIESASREEWEEFESGYRHDTEVWLAMNPDHPLAAETRERVDRQRSSWADGYRNILGITYLTLVPVTRT; from the coding sequence ATGGCAATTGCTTCCGATCTTCCCCCGCGTCTCGGCAGTCTGACCTTCCACGGACCGCTCTCCGAAGCCCGCGCCGGGCGCATCGTCGCGCGTCTCGCCGCCGTCTCGCCCTCCACCATCCTCGACATCGGCTGCGGCTGGGGCGAACTGCTACTCCGCGTTCTGGAGTCCGTCCCGGGATCGACAGGCGTGGGCCTCGACATCAACGCCGAGGATCTGGCCAGAGGCAGGGACCTTGCGAAGGGGCGCGGACTGGCCGGACGGGTCGAATTCAGCGAGGAGTCGGCCCTTGGCACGGCACGCGGGCCTGTGGACGCGGTGCTCTGCCTGGGGGCTGGTCAGGCGCTGTGCGACCCCGAGCAGCCGTACGATCCCAGCGTCGTACTGCACGAGCTGCGCCGCTTGGTCCGCCCAGGCGGACGTGTCGTCCTGGGCGAGGGCTTCTGGGATCGCGCCCCGACGGACGAGGAACTCGCGGCTATGTGGCCCGGGGCCCACACAGGCGACCACCTGCGGCTCGGACCGCTCGTCGACCTCGCTGTCGAGGCGGGCTTCCGGCCAGCCTGGATCGAGTCGGCGAGCCGTGAGGAGTGGGAGGAGTTCGAGTCCGGCTACCGCCACGACACAGAAGTCTGGCTCGCCATGAACCCGGACCATCCACTCGCCGCCGAGACCCGCGAACGAGTCGACCGCCAGCGGTCGTCCTGGGCTGACGGCTACCGCAACATCCTTGGCATCACGTACTTGACCCTCGTCCCGGTTACCAGAACCTGA
- a CDS encoding TetR/AcrR family transcriptional regulator, producing MTRAEARERNRRALLDAAFQVVSRDGYRAKLEEIAERADLTTGAIYSLFGSKNGLVVALVADYLRPYYEEVEQAVPAGLDLLEAVDAFARYYRRSCDGPDALPRLSLQITLLDMALHDPELRSQLATSIRSQENHLIALFTGRSHNGSFVTSRQAQRMTTALRALFVGLSQGVPLGLAPAADEEYFADTARALVSDVSLIDHDSGPS from the coding sequence ATGACGAGAGCGGAGGCCAGGGAACGCAACCGCCGCGCCTTGCTGGATGCTGCGTTCCAGGTAGTTTCCCGAGACGGGTATCGGGCCAAGCTTGAGGAGATCGCCGAACGGGCCGATTTGACCACCGGTGCCATCTACTCGCTGTTCGGGAGCAAGAACGGCCTGGTAGTCGCCCTGGTAGCCGACTACCTGCGGCCGTACTACGAAGAGGTTGAGCAGGCGGTCCCCGCTGGACTGGATCTGCTTGAAGCGGTCGACGCCTTCGCTCGGTACTACCGGCGTAGTTGTGACGGTCCCGACGCGCTGCCTCGGCTGTCGCTCCAGATCACCCTGCTGGATATGGCCCTGCATGACCCAGAGCTGAGGTCCCAGCTCGCCACGTCTATCCGATCGCAGGAGAACCACCTGATCGCGCTGTTCACTGGAAGATCGCACAATGGAAGCTTCGTGACGTCGCGGCAGGCACAACGTATGACCACGGCACTCAGGGCGCTGTTCGTCGGCCTCAGCCAGGGCGTCCCTCTCGGCCTCGCCCCTGCTGCCGACGAGGAATACTTCGCCGACACTGCCCGCGCTCTGGTGTCCGACGTGTCCCTCATCGATCACGACTCGGGCCCTTCGTGA
- a CDS encoding DUF6207 family protein, with amino-acid sequence MAFQQLLADRWATATAEHTTRERASPAYD; translated from the coding sequence ATGGCCTTCCAGCAGCTGCTCGCCGACCGGTGGGCGACGGCGACAGCGGAACACACGACCCGGGAGCGGGCGAGCCCGGCGTACGACTGA